From Mytilus edulis chromosome 8, xbMytEdul2.2, whole genome shotgun sequence, one genomic window encodes:
- the LOC139484532 gene encoding uveal autoantigen with coiled-coil domains and ankyrin repeats protein-like, producing the protein MATNNNVCDVCRQTSTVTHWCLECEEALCSYCIEHHKKRKITRKHKPIPISKYESLPSFITDIHQLCVYHNEIYQLYCSIHDSTVCYKCIKDHGQCGVIPLDDVDNFAKIIDLELRMGNILKNIESIKEERESNMSTIEKHKAEVKTVRKEINKLFDKLEKDIDEKKNECREKIKKITSKLNKRETETVKCRTIVDDIKQNGTNLQTFVILKDIEEIITEKEQYLQTGIDNVEVVVDTGLLNIMNIVHDLKTIGTFDIKTHKRFVSQEPSTITNKLFLKFERIDNIKLSLRKEISISQSNSTCIRGCCISPNGQFLFTDRFKCCVYQLNEVCALRNTWLIEPTLGYGIVCVDAHTVVISSGIHCFKPGLAILNLQLQKKKTFIELPGRTYGVTKEGQSLFTCVQNQGIYEINLTDFKTTRIIRCDITSSSHIAVYSDKIYYTDNNEDCVICCDREGLRIWTFKDVSVLQNPRGIAVDDGNVFVVGEMTDNVIAISSDGNSYRELLTKHEGLSSPSAIFVDRKKKNILVANTGKKAFLYNFSFQ; encoded by the coding sequence atgGCCACTAACAATAACGTTTGTGATGTATGTCGGCAGACATCAACTGTAACACACTGGTGTTTGGAATGTGAGGAAGCTTTATGCAGCTATTGTATTGAGCATCACAAAAAACGGAAAATAACCCGGAAACACAAACCAATACCCATCTCGAAATACGAGTCTCTGCCTTCCTTTATAACCGACATTCACCAATTATGTGTCTATCATAACGAGATATACCAATTGTATTGCAGTATACATGACTCAactgtatgttataaatgtattaaGGACCATGGACAATGTGGTGTTATCCCCCTCGATGACGTCGATAATTTTGCAAAAATTATCGATTTAGAATTACGTATGGGAAACATTCTAAAAAACATTGAAAGCATTAAGGAAGAAAGAGAGTCCAATATGTCCACCATCGAGAAACATAAAGCAGAAGTAAAAACTgtaagaaaagaaataaacaaacttTTCGATAAGCTAGAAAAAGATattgatgaaaagaaaaatgaatgTCGAGAGAAAATCAAAAAGATTACATCGAAACTGAATAAAAGAGAAACGGAAACAGTAAAATGTAGGACCATTGTCgatgatataaaacaaaatggcaCTAACTTGCAGACTTTTGTAATATTAAAAGATATTGAAGAAATAATAACAGAAAAAGAACAATACCTCCAAACGGGAATCGACAACGTTGAAGTAGTTGTAGATACAGGGCTgcttaatatcatgaatattgtacATGATTTAAAGACAATAGGGACGTTTGATATTAAGACACATAAACGATTTGTCTCACAAGAACCAAGCACTATAACAAACAAGTTATTCCTCAAGTTTGAGAGAATTGACAATATTAAATTAAGTCTGCGGAAGGAGATCTCAATAAGTCAAAGTAATAGCACCTGTATCAGAGGTTGTTGCATATCTCCAAATGGTCAATTTTTGTTCACAGATCGCTTTAAGTGTTGTGTATATCAGCTTAATGAAGTGTGTGCTTTGAGGAATACTTGGTTAATTGAGCCTACTTTGGGATACGGAATAGTATGTGTTGATGCACACACGGTGGTTATTTCATCAGGGATTCATTGTTTCAAACCTGGCCTTGCCATTTTAAACCTTCAACtacagaaaaagaaaacttttatAGAACTTCCAGGTCGTACATACGGCGTAACAAAAGAAGGCCAATCATTATTTACCTGTGTTCAAAATCAGggtatttatgaaataaatttgacAGATTTCAAAACTACAAGAATAATAAGGTGCGACATTACATCATCTTCCCATATAGCTGTATATTCCGACAAAATATACTATACTGACAATAACGAAGATTGTGTGATTTGTTGTGATCGTGAGGGATTACGTATTTGGACCTTTAAAGATGTCTCTGTTCTTCAGAACCCGCGGGGAATAGCAGTGGATGACGGCAATGTGTTTGTAGTTGGTGAAATGACAGATAACGTTATAGCCATATCAAGTGATGGAAACAGTTACAGGGAACTTCTCACCAAACACGAAGGTCTCTCTTCTCCGTCTGCCATTTTCGTTGATAGAAAGAAGAAGAACATTCTAGTTGCTAATACTGGAAAAAAAGCGTTTCTTTACAATTTTTCATTTCAGTga